Proteins co-encoded in one Callospermophilus lateralis isolate mCalLat2 chromosome 2, mCalLat2.hap1, whole genome shotgun sequence genomic window:
- the Oosp2 gene encoding oocyte-secreted protein 2, protein MALEVLLFLTVLSWHCAESIKVKISFSTDWVIVSVSPFSDDSCNRHIFPDELFLRWGSPVTQIQTYRYDFMYPVHDCGIRTKGPESFLYSETRDLADTLRFRMAHPRS, encoded by the exons ATGGCTTTAGAAGTCTTGCTTTTCCTCACGGTCTTGTCTTGGCATTGTGCTGAGAGCATCAAGG TGAAAATAAGTTTTTCTACGGACTGGGTGATTGTCTCAGTAAGCCCATTTTCAGATGATAGCTGCAACCGACATATATTCCCTGATGAATTATTTCTGAGATGGGGCTCCCCTGTGACTCAGATTCAAACTTATAGATATGACTTCATGTATCCTGTTCATGATTGTGGCATCAGGACGAAG ggcccagaatctttccttTACAGTGAAACGCGGGACCTGGCAGACACTCtgcgcttcagaatggcccaccctcGGAGCTGA